Part of the Lonchura striata isolate bLonStr1 chromosome 22, bLonStr1.mat, whole genome shotgun sequence genome is shown below.
tgtccctggggccgtgtccctgtccccggggctgtgtccctgtccccggggctgtgtccctgtcccctgggccgtgtccctgtccccagggccgtgtccctgtcccctgggccatgtccctgtccccagggccgTGTCCTGTTCTGTCCCGGGgccgtgtccctgccctgtccccggGCCCTGCCCTCACCTGCCCGTCGTGGATGGCCGTGGCCCAGCCGTCCGCCGCCCTGCCCAGCACGAACACCAGGCTCCCGGCCGCCACCTCCGGCCCCGGCTGCGCGGGCCGGTACCGGGACAGCACTCGGTGGTAGCCGGACTCGGCGTCCCTGCGGGGAGAGCAGAGCGCTGACGGCCCGGCCGCGGTGCCGAGGGCTCCGCGCCAGCACACCGCCCCGGCCCAGCCGCACGGGCTGTCAGGCGTGGGTCCGGGAAATCCGCATTTTCATTGCTCCTCTTCGCTCCAACTGCGAACAAGAGGGCCTTGGAAAGCACCGATTTGCCAAATGCAGCTGTGTTTTCATTGTACTGAGAAACAATGCCAAGATCAAAACAATTATTCAACACAGCTCCGAAGTACTGCTGGTGCAATATCGCCGAAACAAATTACTTTCTTGGGTTTAAACATGATTTTGGCACAGGACACTAGGGCTGGTATTGAGTATTTGGAATTGTCCTGGGAATTAAGGTGGGAAAACTGAGCATCCTCTGCCACAGACATGGGCAGGTCCCACAGCCTCTGTCTGCATCCATTCCCCAGGCGCGCCACGATCCATGCCTGTCTCCCAAGACCATTGAATCAAGTCCTGCAAACTGCCCAGAGGCTCTTGCAGACATGCCAGGGACCTGGAGCATCCTTTGCAGCCACAGAAGCCTTTGTTTATTTGTCATTCACTCCACGCCTGGTCAGAAGTGGGTGTGGATCCCTCGGAGTCTTCACACAAAGAAGCCAGAGAATAAAAGACTTTCTGAACAGTAGTGAGAGAAGGGTAAGACCAAGGTGGGATTGAAGACTCACCACAGAGCATCGGCGCTGGGTTCATAAAAGCCTTGTTTCTATGGGAGAAACAACAGGATCCATTTGTAATGGTGcctcccacagcagcagtgccacctTACCTCCTGACTGTACTATTCTGTCTCTATTCTTGACCCCACTTGTCATTCCACATCACCCAGAAAAAGTCTACTGCTCCACACCTTACCACGATGtgccttctcttccttctcctccctctttATCTCATCAGGAAGTAAGACAATGTCTTCCCTCTCACCTGGTTCCAAGGAACTCCCACCACAGTAGGAGGCAGTTGTGCTCACATTGACACATTTACGGAAGTGATGAGCAGAGACAGGctcagcacagcaaagcacagcTGTTTTGACATGGTGAAGAgccaaaaatgcattttttaaggGCTGGAGATTCCCATCATTGAATCCCTTACAGCCAGTGCTGAGTGAGCCTGGCTCTGAATAGCCCCATGGATCCAGGCTGGTATTACACTAGTTTTACCAAGCATCCACTCTTCCCCTGATTGTTTGGATCTGAGCCCCTTTGTGGAGCTCCAAGACAGCTCCATCCTTCTTTCACAGCCCTGTCCTGCTCACCTGAGGCCTGAGAGGCTCAAAGCCAATGTATTCGTCGTTGGGAATAATGGATGAGATCACCTGTTGGAGAACAAAATAATGAGTGAATCTAGGCTGGACAAAGAGACCTCCAAACTTCATCCAAGATTATCTGCTCAGACCCATTTCCTTCTGGTATCCCAAGGTCAGGCAAAATACGGAACTGTGCATGTAGTGGGAGAGGCAGAGCTAGATTCCCAAGACAGCTTCAAACATTTGTGTCCCAGTTTTTTAGTCTTTACAAGGTTTCTTTAAAAGTATGTGAATTTATTactttccctttcctttattCATTTTGGAGCTCTCTGTTCTGACTGCACTGGTCACAGAAGAGGTCAGAGaaattttctgctgccttgTATTAAGGGATGCgacaaaatatttgtcctcTGGATGCCAACCTGTCCCCCTGGAAATGCAGGACTGAGCAACAGCATGCTGCCCCTCTTAAAAACATCACTGTCAGCAAAAGGGCAACCACGGGTTCCCAGAATACCTGCTTGGCCCTTTCAGACTTTAAAGTGACCCAGACTGGGAAGGCATTTTAGTGCCAAAGTGCATTTTTTGGTAGAAGGGGTAGCAATTCTAACAAATTTTGGCTTCTGTGTCCTGACTGCCTGGACTGGCTGCAAGCTCTGTCCATCCTGCCCTGGTTGCCAACACAACACTGCTCACTGCAGaggcaatatttttttctgctgctgttaaTTGTGACAATTACCTTGTCACAATTACAAGGTGTCTGTTACCTTGGGTTTACCCAGGAAATCTTTTGAATCCAGCTGCTCAACTTCCTTCTTTCGTGGTCTGAAAAGTTCCCCAAGAGGAACCAGCATGGGCTCTAAAAACAGGTGGTCCTGGGGTGGGGAGAGCAGGTAAAGAAAAAGCCATCAATTTGTATTAAATGAAACATCAGAGCCCTGAAAAGCAAATACACCTTAGGTGTgaaagagcagctccaggaagaCAGTGGGGCAAAAATTTTGGCTGTGAACTCGACAAAGGCCGCTCAGGCTCCACAAAAGCACAAACTAactgagagctcagcagcccctCCCCAGTGTGGAGGCAAGGACTGACACTGCTGCCAGGGGGCCGGTGGGAGGGGAAGCAGTGCAGGAAGTCTTATCAAACAAATCTTCCAAACAGCTTTTCTGTTTGACTTCAGAGGTTTTCTGTTCAACTTCAGATGTTTTCTGTTCAGCCACTGAGTGTGATAATAGCAAATGTAAACAATACCCTGGAGAAGCACAAATGTGATGCCAGAAGAGATGATCAGATTAAAAACAAAGTATGAATCTCTTATAAAGTATGAAGATAGCAAACTAATGAATCATTCAGGAAGACTAAATCAGAgatctgcaattttttttcagatcatAAAGGAGTCTAACAGGAAACTTTTACTTAGAAGCAGAACTAGAAACACTTTCACACCCTACTTAAGCTCTAAAAGTGATTAACATTAATATCTGAGCTGCCACCAATTGTTCCTGAGGCCAAAGGGACTCAAAAGAAGCCAGCCAGTGCCAAGAAAAGGGGACTCTCCAAACCCGCACTTGTAGGGGTTCTGCACTTGAAACACTGCACAAGGCAACTGGTTTTGCAGGACAAGTACAAATGGACAGAGCTCCTGGACAGGAGGGACCAGGAAGCCACGTTCCCAGCCTCAGAGGTCATCCCAAAATTCTCCACTATGGTGTTTCTGGGCAGTGAAGCACCTGGGGGTGATGGCGTTCCTCAATCACCTGAAGCCCTGCTTTGGCAGAGCATCATGTGCAAATTACTTAGACCATGCTAGCAGGTGGCCAAGCAGGTGGGTGGATGGCAGGAACATGCAGGTGTCAGGAACACTCAAAGTGACAATGTTTAGCACACATCCCTGAGCTGTAGCCTGATGCACACACCCAGGAACCCACAGAGATGGCATTACCTGCACCCTCTCCAGGGCCAGCTCCAGGATTGCTGTTCTTCTTTCAGGTCTCCACACAACAGCCTTCTCCAGGGTGACTCTGGcctcctgccactgctgcaggtggcactgcactgctgcagtgctgtACAGCACCTGGAgtgggcacagggaagggacTCAAAGGGCCAGGACCAGGGGACCCAACACATCCTCCTGAGCTCAGCCAGGAAACAGGAACAGGCACTAAAACACCAAGAATTCATCAACAGGAGAAGCACTCTGAGCAGCATAGCTGGGAAAATTTCAcaatcagaaaggaaaaataaaagcttgggtgtgctggagctgctggtcaAGGTGATGAGAAACATGAGGACAGCAGGTGAAGACTCTGGTACCATGCTGTTTAAATCTGATCATTTCTGCATCTAAAAGGCCGGGAAGCTTTCATTGGGTGTTTATCTGCATGCAACTAGGTAATGATTTTTGTAATCCTGACTCCCtgtcactgcaaaatatctgaACTGAAACTATTTCATGTTGTAGTGGGCTGTGAATGTACAAACTGTCAGCTGTAGCTTGTCACCCTTCAGCAACATGTCAGTCTGTTCTTGGGAAGAGCAGGCTGTGGGAGTGTTGCAGAtggggtgctggggagctgTGGTCTATATTGAGAGTGGGAGATCTCTCCCTGTCACTGgacagctgggccacagccagaGCACTGCCAGACAGCTCCTTATCTCCTGTGATAGGGTTATCAGCTGGGCATTGAGGTGTTTACCAGGCTGCACACCCTGCTCAGGAGAAGCAGGACAAGCTGGAGCTCATAGGATGCTTCTCCTTTACTCCTGAATCATGGCAGTAGAAGACTCTGGGAGTGTGTGGAATGGCAACCCTGAGCACGTacaggagctgtggggacagATCCTCTCGGGAAGCAAGGCAGCAGTTCTCACTCAGTCAGAAGTGTCACAGCCTTGCAAGAGGCAAATGTTTCTGGGTTTTCAAAGCACGCATGTATCTCCCACGAGGAGATCAGCTGCAGCACGTGAGAGGCCATGAATGGGGGAAGCTGATGGCACAATTCTGCTGGAGGATGATGTTCgcatattttgaaaaatgagcTCCAGGTAAGAATGAAATACAGCTGAATCAGGATGCTGGTCCCAAGTCTGGAGGGCCAGCACGGTGCCAGCACATGTCCTGGTGATGCCTGGAGTAAGGGGTCGTGTGTCCACACCTGAAAGGGCCCCAGCCTCCTTGGGACACTCCTGAGCCCTGCCCCTTTCCCAGGGATCTGCTCATTTCCAAGAGAAGGCAGCACCGTGGCACTGAAGCTGTTAAAGCCAGGGAGGTTTGGGAAATACCACGGATGCCAAGGATAGTTTCCTCCAGCCAGGTATAAGGTGCACGAAATAGCCAAGATGCTTGGCTGGAGTTACACAATGACTCCTCACTCTCACGGAAGTAAGGAGTTAAATCCTCTTTCCATTATCTGCTTTTCAATCTGTGTGGactcagagaaaacaaaatgaacCCTTCCAGTAAAGGACAGTTTCTAGGAATCCCTTACATATGTCCAAATATTACGAACATTTACAATCAGTTCAGCCTTTGAGCTTCCTTGAACAGAGCAGGTTGGCTCTGTGTAACAGTAAGAGGTGCACGGTGAAGCATTACAAACACAGCCTGAGCACGGGGTGTAGTTCAGGCACAGAGGGAATATTAAGATCCGTTGCTGCAGTTGGAAAGAGGCTTTCATGCACCTGACATTCCTAGAGCCTACATTATGCATCAGTGTTGTTCTCATCTGTCAATGTTTCAACCTCTTTCAGCTCTGAGAGCTGAGGAGTTCACTAAACTTGTAAATACTACAGTTGTATTTATATCCAAGTGTAAATATtacacagaatcccagactggtctGGGTTGGGAAGGACCTCAAAGCTCCCACTTccacccttgccatgggcagggacatcttctacagaccaggttgctccaagccccgtccaacctggccttggacatttccagaaATGGGGCAGACACCATTTCATCACatatagagaaaataaaacccccTCAATGTAGAAATTCCTGTGCACCTGCTCTGAacaattttacttttcaaaCAGCATCATTTGCTAAACTTTACAGAGATGATGTTGGTTTACAACTTTTATGATTaagttacttttaaaaaagtgcaagcagaatatttttacaGTTCTAATCTACTTTCTTGAAAAGGTCTTGGGGTCACTAATGCCTGCTACTGCCACCTCCAACAGTGGGGAAGGATTGCTGAGCCAGCTGTCTCTTACCTCCCAGGCATAGAGGATGTGCCTCAGCCCTAGCTGCTTGTAATCAATGAAGGGATTTTCTCTTAGGTGACTGAAGGCCATGTGATAGTCAGAGAGAGCTTCTTCATACCTGCAATGCAGAGGTGACACAAGAAACTGAGCCTAAAATGGCTGGAGACTGtttaaaaagcttaaaaatcATACTAGCAAATAACATGTGTTCTGCTCTGCAAGCTGTGCAAGGAGAGCTGCACCAGAGATGTGTTACAAAGAACCAAAGTCACCCACTGCTGGGAGCTTCCTGCCTGTCCCAGGAGGACCaagggctgggaacctgactgatgGGGACCAGAGAGGGCACACACATGGCCAGAGCATCAAAATAGAGAAACTCAAAATTTAGAACCTCAACATATAGAGAACCTCTGTGAATAAGGAGGGTATTAGTCTGAATTTACCCAGCTATGCAACTGAAATCCAAGCAGGTGCCCACTGAGGCAGCAGGTGGTGAAAGGAAGGGCCCAGGAAGGGCTGTGCAGTGGGCACCTGACCAAGAGAAGGTGCCCAGGTGGGTATTGGTGGGTGGGAGCAGCTTCTGATGAAGGAAAGAGCCCTGGGGGCTGGAGGCCATCTGCTCTttgggcaggaggcagctgccagctctgctgcccctgTAGTGGCTGTGCTTGGGGCAcatttgcttctgctgctggtgGAGCAGCTCTAGAGAGCCCTGCCTGGGGTTccaccagccccagggacagcccctCTACTGGAGAAGCCAGAACATCTCACTTTAACTGCCTTCAAGAAATAAAGAGAGGTATTTTGTATAGATTAAAGTCTGGGAAATATGGGGAAAacaaggggaaagaaaataactgaGCTCAAAGGTAAGACAAGATCTGTAAAATACTTCATCCAGCTTCCTGAGGAGGATGTCCCTGTGATTTAACGATAGCAAGAATGAGTAATCAATCCCATGACACTTCTGGAGCAACCTCAATATATTATCAGTGAGACTGAGATCAGACCCCTAAAGTCTGCTGACAGGAGAGTGTGCAGGCTGCATTTTTAGGAAGGCCAGACTCATGTGTGTCTTGTGAAGACACACCAAGCAgcacaattatattttttaaattgacaGAGAAAATCTGAATGGCAACGTAACATTGTGGCAGCCTTGCATCCAGGAGTTTCTGTGTATAGGGGACAGCAATGTTGTGTGTCAGCCATCCCTGGGGTCCCAGAGGTTTGCAGCTCTTAGCAGAGATAAGACTTGCTGACTTGTGACAAGGTTTCCAAGGCTAAAGCAGACCCTGTGAACCCTATCAGGTTGCTGGAAGAAGTGACTTTTGGAATCAAAGAATCATTTAGGTTTAGGAATAAAGCAGGACTGAAAGGAGAGAACCAAAGACTGCACTGGCTGTGCACCTCACTCACTTTTCCAGCTGCAGGTGGACAAACCCTCTCTGGAAGTAGCCCACAGCCAGGGACTTGTCCTTCTCAATGGTTTTATCAAATGCCTGAGGAGAAAGACACAGGCACATCACAGGGACCAGCTGGGATCTGTCCTGTCAGTGCCTGGGCACACACACCCAGCCAGCCACGTCCCAGCTGCCCTCACAGAGGCAACCCCtgggctcctgcccagctcccagggctggacaCAGCTCCCAGTCATTGTCCCAGTCAGCTCTGTGTCAGCTGAGCTTCAGGCTTTTACCCCTCCTTGCTACAATGGACTGGACATAAATGAGCTGCATTGGCCACCTGGCTTCTCAAAATGGGAAACCTGTAGCCTGAAGCAGAGTTGGGCAGTGGGAGCAGTGGGACAGGTCAGGCTGGGGAAGACTGAGGTGATTAAAGGGTGAGAGCGTGGAAGCTGCAGGGCTTCTCACAATGGCCTCTAAGTCAATACTTCTGCTTCAGTGCCCCAGCTAAAAACAGGCTGTGGTAGCAGCTCGTGGTTCAGCGTGCTGGGAGAGCCAGGAGTCCTCCTGAGGCAGCAGGGGTGTGCTCCTTCCCTTGCCACTGCAGACACCTCGTGGGGATAACAAGTGCTGAAAGCCCAGCCCTCCCCGCCCTGCCTGCACAGGGACAACACTGCAGGGGAAGGTGAGTCCCAGTGACCCCACACACCTGCTGGACACCTGGGCTGTAGCTGAAATACCAACAACCAACCACTGATCCACACGGAAGTAGAGCTCAGCTTCTTCCCAGTCACTGCCCCTTGACTGGGGCTCAGAAGTCTCTCCTGAGCTTTCTCCCTCATCCCCATGGTGCCACTGCCATGTGCTCACTGTGTCCCAAACAGccactgccctgcccagggctccacggcactgccccagcccccagcacagcctcagctCTCATTACACTGTTTGAGGAAAGGTTTATCTGCATCTCCTCCCTggaatggatggatgatggatggatggatggatgcatgcatgtgtggatggatggatgatggatggatgtgCAGACACACCAGGTGCTGTCACAAAGAGGcttttcctcagggcacctcctctcccttcctaagggcagtgtttatccagcacagcagctttgTTCTGGCAGTCACCAACTCCCAAGCAACATATTTGTACTTTCAAAATACACCCATCTCATGTCTAACCCACGCCTACAGAACAGCTATTGGACAAtctttttcctgctttgatTTAAAGCTacaatacattttaaatttattgtGCATGTCCAGTGGGTTGAGGTCTTCCCTTGGAATCAGGCAAGCTGAGCTTTAGAGGTGTGGTTTTCACATGATAATGAGCTAAGTTCACCTAAAGAACAGGATTTTAACTGATTTAGCTTTAACAAAACTTAAGGTACATTGCGGTTTCCAGTATCTAAGTACTCTGTGTTGTTATTCAAAATTATTCTGCCCACTGATCTGGATTTTCATAACATTTAGAgaaccatggaatcacagaaacattaaggttggaaaaggcctcaaAGATGGAGTCCGGCTGTTCACCACTGAACCCTGTCCTCGACGGCCACACCCGCCTTTTTAACTTCAACCTTTTTCACTTTTCTATGATTCACTCTGCTGAACCTTTTCCTTCACCCTTCAACATCCCCGCCCGCATTCCCGCTGGACACGCAGGACACGAGGCGCCGCATTCCAGATGTAGTTTCAGCCCGGTTCCCTCCGAGCCGGACTCGGGGCAGCCGAGGCGCCCCGGCCGGTGtccccgcgctgccccggcccgctCACCCGCAGGGCCGCCTCGGGCCGCCCGGCCAGCAGCTGCACGCAGCCCACGTTGAAGCAGATCCTGGCCGGAGGCTCCGCGATGCCGCCGAACGTGTCCAGGGCAGCGTCCCAGTGCCCGCGGTCCGCCGCCCGCACGGCCTCGTGCCAGCGCCGCACCAGCTCCCGGTACGCCATGgccgggcacgggcacgggcacaGGAACGGGCACGGAACGGGAACGGGCacggaacgggaacgggaacggagCCGAGCGCGCCCGCACCTGCCGACCGCCCGCGCCGCACctgccgggcggggcggggaaACGCGGCCACCTCTGCCCGCTGCGCTCCGCCCCTGGGCGGGGGACGGGACACAGCCCGGAATGGGACACGGACCAGGAAAgggacactgtgcccagaaTGGGACACGGACCACGAAAGGAACACTGAGCCCGGAATGGGACACGGACCAGGAAAGGGACAATGAGCCCGGAATGGGACACGGACCAGGAAAGGGACACTGAGCCCGGCATGTGACACGGACCAGGAAAGGGACACTGAGCCCGGAATGGGACACGGACCAGGAAAGGGACACTGAGCCCGGAATGGGACACGGACCAGGAAAGGGACAATGAGCCCGGAATGGGACACGGACCAGGAAAGGGACACTGAGCCCGGAATGGGACACGGACCA
Proteins encoded:
- the LOC110472222 gene encoding NADPH oxidase activator 1 gives rise to the protein MAYRELVRRWHEAVRAADRGHWDAALDTFGGIAEPPARICFNVGCVQLLAGRPEAALRAFDKTIEKDKSLAVGYFQRGFVHLQLEKYEEALSDYHMAFSHLRENPFIDYKQLGLRHILYAWEVLYSTAAVQCHLQQWQEARVTLEKAVVWRPERRTAILELALERVQDHLFLEPMLVPLGELFRPRKKEVEQLDSKDFLGKPKVISSIIPNDEYIGFEPLRPQKQGFYEPSADALWDAESGYHRVLSRYRPAQPGPEVAAGSLVFVLGRAADGWATAIHDGQKLNIPSSLLEPASRMDKWKVSTGIPLPPAQVPPSRLPLKQKPAPPGEENASVNDASAYMESKVPPRCRAASAGAHRPAVLRLRCECSLVLRAGEAPALAALRALMRDRLAQQAQRGTLSYRLLDGTEMGTVLGQEDLGKVWQQLTDGRLTLCCQDSDSHLGRPVLYQMLAQHSYLAQGPGDLEFSKGDVLDILSEVNEDWLEGCCNGKTGIFPKCFATQTSCDVAFL